The Agrococcus carbonis sequence GCGCCGCGCGCGGTGCGCATCAGCGGCCACGGCCCCGCGTGGCCCTCGGCGCGGCTGCGCGCGATCGTCGCGCGCGACTGCGACGGCGTCGAGGGGCGCGCCGAGGAGCGGCGCGACGAGACCGGAGGCACCGCATGATCCTCGCGATCGACACCTCGCTCGGCACCTCGGTGGCCGTCGTCGACGGCGACCGCGTCGTCTTCCGCGAGCAGGCCGCCGACACCCGCCGGCACGCCGAGCACCTCGGCGGCATGCTCGCCCGCGCGCTCGACGGCAGGCGCGGCGCGATCGAGCTCGTCGTCGCCGGCATGGGGCCGGGCGCCTTCACGGGCCTCCGCGTCGGCATCGCCGCGGCGCGCGCGACCGCGCTCGGGCTCGGCGTGCCGTGCCGCGGCGTCGCGAGCCACGCCGGCGTCACCGACGGCAGCGCCCAGGTCACGACCGACGTGCGCCGGCGGGAGCGCGCCTGGAGCGTCGTCGTCGACGGCCTCGTCGCCGACGGCCCGCACCTCGCGCCGGCGGATGCGGTGCCCGCGCCGACAGGGGAGCACGCGGCCCTGCGCCGCATCGACGCCGAGGGGATCGATGCGGCGCTCCTCGCGCTCGCGGTCGCGCGCGGCGCCGCGGAGGTGCGCGAGGCGCTCTACCTGCGGGAGGCCGACGCGACGCCGTCGGCCGGGCCGAAGCGGGTGAGCCAGTGAGGGGCGACGCAGTGACGGGCGACGCGGTCGCGCCCACCGGCGGCGCCCGCATCCGCACCGCCACCGCATCCGACCTCGACGCGATCATGGCGATCGAGCACGCGTCGTTCGGCGCGAGCGCGTGGGAGCGCGCCACGATGCAGGCCGAGGTCGCCAGCGAGTGGGGCCGCTACGTCCTCGCCGAGGACGAGGCCGGCCGCGCGGTCGGCTACGCGGGCCTGCGCGCCGTCGGCGTCGAGGGCGACGTGCAGACGATCGCGGTCGATGCGGGCGCCCGCGGCCGCGGCATCGGCCGCGCCTTGCTCGCCGAGCTGCTCGCCGAGGCCGCGCGGCGCGGCGTGCGCGAGCTCTTCCTCGAGGTGCGCGCCGACAACCCCGTCGCGCGAGCGCTCTACGCGTCGGTCGGGTTCCGCGAGATCGGCGTGCGGCCGCGCTACTACCAGCCGGAGGACGTGGACGCCGTGGTGATGAAGCGCGAGGAGGAGCGATGAGCGCGCCCGTGGTGCTCGGGATCGAGACGAGCTGCGACGAGACGGGCGTCGGCATCGTGCGCGGCACCGAGCTGCTCGCGAACCGCATCGCTTCGTCGATGGAGCTGCACGCCCGCTTCGGCGGCGTCGTGCCCGAGATCGCCGCGCGCGCCCACCTCGAGGCGATGGAGCCGACGATTCGCGCGGCGCTCGACGACGCATCGCTCACGCTCGACGACGTCGACGCGATCGCCGTGACCGCCGGCCCCGGCCTCGCGGGTGCGCTCATGGTCGGCATCGGCGCCGCGAAGGGCCTCGCGACCGCGCGCGAGCTGCCGCTCTACGGGGTCAACCACCTCGTCGGCCATGTCGCCGCCGACGTGCTCTCGGGCGAGCCGCTCGAGCTGCCGACGGTCGCGCTCCTCGTCTCGGGCGGCCACACGTCGCTGCTGCTCGTGCGCGACCTCGCGGGCGACGTCGAGCTGCTCGGCGAGACGATCGACGACGCCGCGGGCGAGGCGTTCGACAAGACGGCGCGGCTGCTGGGGCTCAGCTACCCCGGCGGCCCCTCGATCGACGCGGCCGCCGTCGGCGGCGACCCGGCGGCCATCGCCTTCCCCCGCGGGCTGACGGCGCCGAAGGACCGCGAGCGGCACCGCTGGAACTTCTCGTTCTCGGGACTCAAGACCGCCGTGGCGCGGCACGTCGAGCGCGCCGAGGCGGCGGGCGAGACGCTCCCGATCGCGGACGTCGCGGCGAGCTTCCGCGAGGCCGTCGTCGACGTGCTCGTCGCGAAGGCGCTCGATGCGTGCGCGGAGCACGGCATCCCGCGGCTCCTCCTCGGCGGGGGCGTCGTCGCCAACCGCCGGCTGCGCGAGGTCGCCTTGGAGCGCTGCGCCGCAGCCGGCGTGACCCTGCGCATCCCGCCGCTCGACCTCTGCACCGACAACGGCGCGATGATCGCGGCGGTGGGCGCGATGCTCGTCGCGCGCGGCGATGCGCCGAGCGAGCCGGGCTTCGCCGCGGAGTCGACCCTCGACGCGAGCACGGTGCAGGTCGGCGGCGTGGAGGTCGGCGTGCAGGCCGGTGCCCGGCAGGCCGGCGCCGAGGCCGAGCGGTGAGGCGGATGCCCAGGTCGGGCTGGCAGGATCGGAGGGCGTCCGTGGGCGCGATGGCGACGGGAGGCAGGCGATGAGCGCGACAGGCTGGACCCAGCAGGGCTGGGGCGCGCCCGCCGCACCGCCCGCTCCGCCCGCGCCGGCGGCGTGGAGTGCGCCGACGCATCCGGGCCCCCGCACGAGCACGATGGCCGTCATGGCGATCCTCGCCGCAGCGGCCGGCACGACGGTGCTCGTCGGGCTCGGCTCGGTCGCGGCGATCGTGCTCGGCGCGATCGCGCTCTCGCAGATCCGCCGCACCGGCGAGGACGGCAGGCTGCTGGCGATCTGGGCCATCGTGCTCGGCGCCGTGACGCTCGTGGCGCTGACGATCGCCACGATCGTCGGCATCGGCATGGTGGTCTCGCTCGTGGAGCAGATGCCGAGCTTCTGAGCGCAGGTCGACCCGCGGCGGGAGCGATACGGTATGCACGCGCGATCGCGCCACTGCTGAGGAGGTTCCCGTGAGCGACCAGCTCCCCCCGGCCGACGACCGCTTCCGTCGACCCGACCAGGACGCCGAGCAGGCGGGCGCGCCCGCCGCCGACTTCGGCCAGCAGTCGGCGCCCGCCCCCGGCCAGCAGCCGGAGGCACCCGCGTACGGCCAGCAAGCCGAGGCGCCCGCGTACGGCCAGCCGGCGGCGCCCGCCTATGGCGAGCAGGCCGAGCCCGCCGCCTACGGCCAGCAGCCTGCCGAGGCACCGGGCTACGGTGCGAGCGCGCCGACCTACGGCCAGCAGCCCTACGGTCAGCAGCCGCAGGGCCAGGAGCAGTACGGCCAGGAGCAGTACGGCCAGAGCGCCCCCGGCTATGGGCAGAGCGCCCCCGCGTACGGGCAGAGCGCTCCCGCGCACGGGCAGCAGCCGTATGGGCAGCAGCCGTACGGGCAGCAGCCGTACGGCCAGGATCAGTTCGGCCAGGAGCAGTACGGCCAGCCGCAGTACGGCCAGAGCGCGCCCGCGCACGACCAGGGCTACGCGCAGCAGCAGCCGTCGTACGGCGACGCCGGCTACGGCCAGCAGACCGGCTACGGGCAGCCCGGCTCGGATCAGGCGGCCTACGGCCAGCAGGCCGGGTACGACCAGCAGACCGGGTACGGCCAGCAGAGCACCTACGGGCAGACCGGCTACGGCGACCCGGCCGCAGCTGCGGCGTACGGCCAGCCGGGCTTCGGGCAGCAGTCGTACGGCCAGCCCGCGGCCAAGCGGCTGCAGCCCATCACCGTCTGGTCGATCGTGCTCGTCGGCGTCGGCGTGCTGTTCACGTTCCTGTTCGGTCTCGGCTTCCTGCCGGCCGCGATCGGCTCGATCCTCGGGTTCGTCGCGATGCGCAAGAACCCCGAGGCGAAGCCGTGGCCGCTCGTGATGGGCATCGTGGGCGCGATCGCCGCGATCGCGTCGCTCGCGCTGTTCATCTTCAACGTCTCGAGCCTGATCGCCTGGATGCAGTACTACGGGGTCTGATCGCATGACCGGCACGGGCAGGCCGCCCGCGGCGGATGCGCCCGGCACGAGGCGCTGGAGCACGCTCACCGCTTCGGCGGTGCTGCTCTCCGCCCTCGGCGCGGTCTTCGCGTTCGCGAGCGGCATCGGCCTGCCGCTCGCGCTCGCAGGCGCCATCTGCGGCGGTCTCGCGCTCCGGCGCGATCCCGGGGCGCGCCCGTGGCCGCTCGTGGCGATGCTCGTCGGCATCGTCGGTGCGCTCATCGGCGCGGTGCTCGTGGTGATCGCGACGGCCGTGTGGGCGCCGCTCGTGCCGGGGATGCTCTTCGGCTGAGCGCTACGCGCGGTCGGCGAGGATCGCGCGGTGGCGCCCGCCCACGCGCGTCGCGAAGAGCGTCGCGCGCTCGTCGCCCGCGAGCTTCAGGCGCTTGCGCAGCGCATGCGGGTCGATGTCGGCGCCGCGCTTCTTGATCTCGAGCTCGCCGATGCCGAGCTCGCGCAGCCGCTGGCCGATGCGGCGCTCGTCGAGCGGCATGGTCTCCCGCACCCGGAACGCCTGCGCGAGCGGCGTCCGCACCTCCGACGGGCCGGAGAGGTACGCGATGCCCGGGCTCACGGCGGCCGCGCCGAGCCCCTCTGCGAGCGCCCCGATGAGCTCGGCCCGGATGACCGCGCCCGCCGGCTCGTAGAGCCACTCCTGCAGCTCGCCCGGCTCGGGGTGCGACGCGTCGCCCGTGAGCTCCGCGGCAGCGCCGTCGCCGAGCACGAGGGCGCTGCGGGCGACGCCCGGGCGCGCGAGCGCGCCGGTCCACACGACCGCCTCGACGGTCTCGAGCCCGTCGGTCACCCACTGGTGCTCCGCATCCGCCGGCAGCAGGGCGCGGTCGATCCCGGGTGCGAGCTTGACGCCCGCGGGACGCTCGGCGGCGCGCGCGAAGACGGCGTCGAGCGCGGGTGACCAGTCGGCCGGGTCGCTCAAGCGACGCCGGTCGTCGCGGCGGGCGGGGTCGAACCACAGCGCCTCCGCGTCGACGGGGGTCTCGAGGGCGTCGCCGTGCACGACGGATGCGTGCCAGTCGGCGAGGTTGTAGGTCGCGACCGCGGCGGTCACCTCGTCGCGCTCGACCGCCGTGACCTCGAGGCCGAGCGTCGCGAACGCGAGCGAGTCGGCACCGATGCCGCACCCGAGGTCGGCGACCGACACGATGCCGGCCGAGCGCATCCGCCCCGCGTGGTGCGCGGCGACGCGCAGCCGCGTGGCCTGCTCGAGCCCCGCCTCGGTGAAGAGCATCGCGCGTGCGAACTCGCCGAACTTCGCCCGTGCGCGCCGGCGCAGCCGCGCCTGCGTGAGCACCGCGGCGACGAGCCGCCGGTCGTGCCCCTCGCCGCGCAGCCGGGCGACCTCCTGCACGAGATCGTCGCGGCGCTCGCCGCGCGCTTCGAGCGTCGCCTCGGTGCGCTCGAGCAGGGCGAGCCCCTCGCGCGACAGCAGCAGTCGCAGCTCCTCGGCCTCCATGCCTTCAGTCAAGCACTGCCACGGCGCCGCCCGTGCCCGCGCGATTGGCACTCATGTTGACCGAGTGCCAATCGACGGCTTAGGCTTGGAGCGTTGTCCGGCGAGTCCGGACAGACCCCAGAGTCTGACAAGAAAGAGGCAACCGTGTCGGTTTCCATCAAGCCGCTCGAGGACCGCATCGTCATCCAGCAGGTCGAGGCAGAGACGACCACTGCGAGCGGTCTCGTCATCCCTGACACCGCCAAGGAGAAGCCCCAGGAGGGCGAGGTCGTCGCCGTGGGCCCCGGCCGCATCGACGACAACGGCAACCGCGTCCCGATGGACGTCTCCGTGGGCGACCGCGTGCTGTACTCGAAGTACGGCGGCACCGAGGTCAAGTACGGCGCCGACGAGTACCTGGTGCTCTCGGCGCGCGACGTGCTCGCGATCGTCGAGCGCTGACGCTCAGCGCATCCGCTGCGGCGGCTCCCCTGCGGGGGAGCCGCCTTCGCGTCTTCTCGGGGAGGTGAGGGGCTGATGGCCGACCAGGCCAGAGCGGGGCTGTGGTACGCGCTCTTCGCGTACGTCTTCTGGGCGTTCGTGCCGGTGTACCTGCAGCTGACGAAGGGCGTCGACGGCTTCGAGCTCATCGGCTGGCGCGTGCTCTCCTCGATCGTCGTCGCACTCGCGCTCGTGGCGATGACGCGCGGCTGGCTGCGCCTCCGCACGGTGCTGCGCAGCCGCCGCGACACGTGGACGCTCGTGCTCGCCGGCCACGCGGTGCTCATCAACTGGACGACGTTCGTCATCGGCGTGCTCACCGACCGCGTGCTCGAGACGAGCCTCGGCTACTTCCTCAACCCGCTCGTGAGCGTCGTGTTCGCGGTGCTCTTCCTGGGGGAGCGGCTGCGGCCCCTCCAGTGGGTCGCCGTCGTGCTCGGCGCCGTCGGGGTCGGCGTCATGGTCGTCGCCTACGGCGAGGTGCCGTGGATCGGCCTCATCATCGCGCTCTCGTTCGGCACCTACGGGCTCATCAAGAAGCGCGTCGGGGGGTCGGTGGATGCGCTCTCGGGCTTCACGATCGAGACCGTCGCGGCGCTCCCCGCGTCGATGGCGATGCTCGCCTTCGCCCTCGTCACCGGCGGCCTGACCGTGGCCGCGAACGGCGCCGCGAGCGTGCTGGGCGCCGCGGGATTCGGCGTCGTGACCGCCGTGCCGCTCCTCGCGTTCGCGGCCGCGACCCGACGCATCCCGCTGTCGTGGATCGCCTTCGCGCAGTACCTCACGCCGACGCTCACCTTCCTGTTCGGCGCCTTCGTGATGCACGAGCCGATGCCGTCGGGGCGCTGGGTCGGGTTCATCCTCGTGTGGCTCTCGCTCGTGCTGTTCTCGGCGGATCTCCTCGGCCGCCGCGTGCGACGCGTGCAGCCCGCCCCGCCGCTCGGCTAGCGTCGGCGGCCTTCGAAGTGGGGTACACAGTCGCCAAGACCGTTACAAGGTCGTGACGCGCGACGGCGGAAGAACGGCCGGATCTCGCCTACTGTTGCACCAACGCCCACACGGGCGACTCCATGTCATTGAGGAGCACGATGAAGTCCTTCCTTCGCACCCAGGGGCGCAGCCCCCGCCGGTACGCAGCGCTCGGCGCCGCGACCGCGGGCGTGCTGCTGCTCGCAGCCTGTGCCGGTGGCGGCAGCCCAGCGCCGTCCGGCTCGGAGGGCGCCGACCCCGGCGCCGCTCCGTCCGACGACACCCTGCTCGTCGGCACGATCCTGCCCCAGACCGGCAACCTCGAGTTCCTCGGGCCGCCCGAGTTCGCGGGCGTCGACCTGGCCAAGGCCGACCTCGAGGACGCCGGCTACGAGTGGACGGTCGACGTGCAGCACCGCGACTCCGGTGACACGACGACCGACATCGCGACCCAGTCGGCGGGCGAGCTCGTCTCCGCTGGAGCCGACGTCGTCATCGGCGCCGCGTCGTCGGGTGTGTCGTTCACCTTCATCGACCAGCTCATCGACGCGCAGGTCGTGCAGATCTCGCCGGCCAACACGTCGCCCGACTTCTCGGACTACGAGGACGACGGCTTCTACTGGCGCACCGCCCCCAGCGACGTGCTCCAGGGCCGCGTGCTCGGCAACCTGATGGTCTCGGACGGCGCCGCCTCGGTCGGCTTCATCACGATCAACGACCCGTACGGCACGGGCCTGCAGGAGAACGCGGCGATGGCGGTCGAGGCCGCCGGCGGCACGGTCACCGGCAACGTGCTCTACAACCCGGGCGACACGAACTTCAGCACCCAGGTGCAGGAGATCCTGCAGGGCAGCCCCGACGCGATCGGCATCATCGCCTTCGCCGAGACCGCCCAGATCGTGCCCGAGCTCGTGACGAACGGCTTCCCGGCCACCGGCATGTACTTCGTCGACGGCAACCTCTCGAACTCGTACGAGTTCCCCGAGGGCACCCTCGAGGGCGCGAAGGGCACGCTGCCCGGCAACCCCGCCGACGACACGTTCCAGGATCGCCTGCTCGAGATCGACCCCGACCTCGGCGACTTCTCGTACGGCCCCGAGTCGTACGACGCGGTCATCCTCGCGGCGCTCGCCGCGGCCCAGGGCGGCAGCCCCGACGCCGTGACGATCCGCGACAACCTGCAGTCGGTCTCCGAGGGCGGCACGAAGTGCACCGAGGTCGCCGAGTGCCTGCAGCTGATCGCCGACGGCGAGGACATCGACTACGACGGTCCCTCCGGCCCGATCACGTTCGATGAGAACGGCGACCCGACCGAGGCGTACGTGGGCATCTACCAGTACGGTGCCGACAACCAGTACACCTTCCTCAACGCGGAGTTCGGCTCGCTCAACGAGTGACCTGACTCCCACCGCGAGGGCCCCGCTGCGGCGGGGCCCTCGTGCTGTGTCCGCGCACCGCCCCCTCGCCGGTCGAGGAGCGCGCGGCGCCTCCGCGCTGTCCCCTCGCTGGTCGAGGAGCGCGCGGCCTCCGGCCGCTCGCGTCACGAGACCAGCCGTCCCCTCGCTGGTCGAGGAGCGCGCGGCCTCCGGCCGCTCGCGTCACGAGACCCGCCGTCCCCTCGCTGGTCGAGGAGCGCGCGGCCTCCGGCCGCTCGCGTCACGAGACCCAGCCGTTCCCTCGCTGGTCGAGGAGCGCGCGGCCTCCGGCCGCACGCGTCACGAGACCATCCGCCGACACAGCGAAGGGCCGCCCCGCGCTCTCGCGGGACGGCCCCGTGCTCTGATGCTGGTCGCCTACGGCTGCTCGGCCCGAGGCTCCGCAGCGCGCGCCGCACCGGGCTCCGCCACCGGCTGCGAGGCCGTACGCGCCTTCTCCTCGACGTCCGTCGCGAGCGTGCCGAGGTAGAGCTGGATGACCTTCGGGTCGTTGAGCATCTCGCGGCCCGTGCCCGTGTACGCATCCTTGCCCTGGTCGAGCACGTACGCGCGGTGGGCGATCTGCAGGCAGCGGCGCGCGTTCTGCTCGACCATCACGATGGTCACGCCGTGGCTGTTGATCTCGGCCACGCGCAGGAACGTCTCGTCCTGGCGCACGGGGCTCAGGCCAGCGCTCGGCTCGTCGAGCAGCAGCACCGCGGGGTCCATCATGAGCGCGCGTCCCATGGCGACCATCTGCCGCTCGCCGCCCGAGAGGCTGCCGGCGCGCTGCCGGCGGCGCTTCACGAGCTCGGGGAAGAGCGCGGCGACGAACTCGAAGCGCTCCTTGAACATCTTGGGCTGCTGGAAGAGCCCCATCTCGAGGTTCTCCTCGATCGTGAGCGAGGGGAACACGTTGTTGTTCTGCGGCACCATGCCGACGCCCTTGGCGACGAGCCTGTCGGCCTTCAGGCCGGTGATGTCCTCGCCGCGCAGCTGCACGCCGCCGCCGCGGATGTTCACCTGGCCGAAGACGGCCTTCAGCAGCGTCGACTTGCCGGCGCCGTTCGGACCGATGATGCCGATCAGGTCGCCCTGCCGCGCGACGATCGAGCAGCCGTTGAGGATGTTGACCCCCGGCAGGTAGCCCGCGACGAGATCCGTCGTCTCGAGCACCGTGGTGGCCGTCGTGGTGTCGGTCATCGCTCGCCCTCCCGGTCGGCGTCCGTGCGGGCGTCGGCCGACGCATCCGTCGTCGTGCCCTGAGCGTCGGAAGGCTCGGGCTCGACCTCGGACGCGGCCTCCTCGTGGATCTGCGCGACCTGCTGGCCCGTGAGCGTGCCGAGGTCGGTGTCGTGGTGGGCGCCGAGGTAGGCGTCGACGACGGCCTGGTTCTGCATGATCGTCTCGGGCGGGCCCTCGGCGACGATGCGGCCCTCGGCCATGACGATCACCCAGTCGGAGATGTGGCGCACCATGTGCATGTCGTGCTCGACGAAGAGCACCGTCATGCCCTCCTCCTTGAGGCCGAGCACGTGGTCGAGCAGCGACTGCG is a genomic window containing:
- the tsaB gene encoding tRNA (adenosine(37)-N6)-threonylcarbamoyltransferase complex dimerization subunit type 1 TsaB; this encodes MILAIDTSLGTSVAVVDGDRVVFREQAADTRRHAEHLGGMLARALDGRRGAIELVVAGMGPGAFTGLRVGIAAARATALGLGVPCRGVASHAGVTDGSAQVTTDVRRRERAWSVVVDGLVADGPHLAPADAVPAPTGEHAALRRIDAEGIDAALLALAVARGAAEVREALYLREADATPSAGPKRVSQ
- the tsaD gene encoding tRNA (adenosine(37)-N6)-threonylcarbamoyltransferase complex transferase subunit TsaD, producing the protein MSAPVVLGIETSCDETGVGIVRGTELLANRIASSMELHARFGGVVPEIAARAHLEAMEPTIRAALDDASLTLDDVDAIAVTAGPGLAGALMVGIGAAKGLATARELPLYGVNHLVGHVAADVLSGEPLELPTVALLVSGGHTSLLLVRDLAGDVELLGETIDDAAGEAFDKTARLLGLSYPGGPSIDAAAVGGDPAAIAFPRGLTAPKDRERHRWNFSFSGLKTAVARHVERAEAAGETLPIADVAASFREAVVDVLVAKALDACAEHGIPRLLLGGGVVANRRLREVALERCAAAGVTLRIPPLDLCTDNGAMIAAVGAMLVARGDAPSEPGFAAESTLDASTVQVGGVEVGVQAGARQAGAEAER
- a CDS encoding class I SAM-dependent methyltransferase, whose protein sequence is MEAEELRLLLSREGLALLERTEATLEARGERRDDLVQEVARLRGEGHDRRLVAAVLTQARLRRRARAKFGEFARAMLFTEAGLEQATRLRVAAHHAGRMRSAGIVSVADLGCGIGADSLAFATLGLEVTAVERDEVTAAVATYNLADWHASVVHGDALETPVDAEALWFDPARRDDRRRLSDPADWSPALDAVFARAAERPAGVKLAPGIDRALLPADAEHQWVTDGLETVEAVVWTGALARPGVARSALVLGDGAAAELTGDASHPEPGELQEWLYEPAGAVIRAELIGALAEGLGAAAVSPGIAYLSGPSEVRTPLAQAFRVRETMPLDERRIGQRLRELGIGELEIKKRGADIDPHALRKRLKLAGDERATLFATRVGGRHRAILADRA
- the rarD gene encoding EamA family transporter RarD, with the translated sequence MADQARAGLWYALFAYVFWAFVPVYLQLTKGVDGFELIGWRVLSSIVVALALVAMTRGWLRLRTVLRSRRDTWTLVLAGHAVLINWTTFVIGVLTDRVLETSLGYFLNPLVSVVFAVLFLGERLRPLQWVAVVLGAVGVGVMVVAYGEVPWIGLIIALSFGTYGLIKKRVGGSVDALSGFTIETVAALPASMAMLAFALVTGGLTVAANGAASVLGAAGFGVVTAVPLLAFAAATRRIPLSWIAFAQYLTPTLTFLFGAFVMHEPMPSGRWVGFILVWLSLVLFSADLLGRRVRRVQPAPPLG
- the groES gene encoding co-chaperone GroES; protein product: MSVSIKPLEDRIVIQQVEAETTTASGLVIPDTAKEKPQEGEVVAVGPGRIDDNGNRVPMDVSVGDRVLYSKYGGTEVKYGADEYLVLSARDVLAIVER
- a CDS encoding ABC transporter substrate-binding protein translates to MKSFLRTQGRSPRRYAALGAATAGVLLLAACAGGGSPAPSGSEGADPGAAPSDDTLLVGTILPQTGNLEFLGPPEFAGVDLAKADLEDAGYEWTVDVQHRDSGDTTTDIATQSAGELVSAGADVVIGAASSGVSFTFIDQLIDAQVVQISPANTSPDFSDYEDDGFYWRTAPSDVLQGRVLGNLMVSDGAASVGFITINDPYGTGLQENAAMAVEAAGGTVTGNVLYNPGDTNFSTQVQEILQGSPDAIGIIAFAETAQIVPELVTNGFPATGMYFVDGNLSNSYEFPEGTLEGAKGTLPGNPADDTFQDRLLEIDPDLGDFSYGPESYDAVILAALAAAQGGSPDAVTIRDNLQSVSEGGTKCTEVAECLQLIADGEDIDYDGPSGPITFDENGDPTEAYVGIYQYGADNQYTFLNAEFGSLNE
- the rimI gene encoding ribosomal protein S18-alanine N-acetyltransferase — translated: MRGDAVTGDAVAPTGGARIRTATASDLDAIMAIEHASFGASAWERATMQAEVASEWGRYVLAEDEAGRAVGYAGLRAVGVEGDVQTIAVDAGARGRGIGRALLAELLAEAARRGVRELFLEVRADNPVARALYASVGFREIGVRPRYYQPEDVDAVVMKREEER
- a CDS encoding DUF4190 domain-containing protein, with translation MSATGWTQQGWGAPAAPPAPPAPAAWSAPTHPGPRTSTMAVMAILAAAAGTTVLVGLGSVAAIVLGAIALSQIRRTGEDGRLLAIWAIVLGAVTLVALTIATIVGIGMVVSLVEQMPSF
- a CDS encoding ABC transporter ATP-binding protein; translated protein: MTDTTTATTVLETTDLVAGYLPGVNILNGCSIVARQGDLIGIIGPNGAGKSTLLKAVFGQVNIRGGGVQLRGEDITGLKADRLVAKGVGMVPQNNNVFPSLTIEENLEMGLFQQPKMFKERFEFVAALFPELVKRRRQRAGSLSGGERQMVAMGRALMMDPAVLLLDEPSAGLSPVRQDETFLRVAEINSHGVTIVMVEQNARRCLQIAHRAYVLDQGKDAYTGTGREMLNDPKVIQLYLGTLATDVEEKARTASQPVAEPGAARAAEPRAEQP